The nucleotide sequence CCGGAGAACGGCCGCAGCGTCAGGCCCTCGCCGGAGCTGGCAGGCCGATCGGCGAAGGTGAACGTCAGTTGCTTGTTGAGGTCGTCGAGTTCCTGGGCGATGCGGCGACGGGAGTCGCGGGTCAGCCGATCGAACTGCATGGCCATCACCGCCTCGCCACCGAGGTGCGACGTGCCGAGCAGCTTGGCGATCGCCTCGACGGCGGCGGCCTTGTCGTCGGCCTCGACGATCACGTCGAGCACCTCGTGCCTGCGGTCGAGTGCCTTCTGGAGGGCATCGGTGATCTCGCGGCGGGCGGCAGCCCGGTCATGATCGGTCATCGGGCCAGCGTAGAACACTCACCCGCGCCGGCGGCTCAGAACGCCGGCCACGGGATGGGCCGGTGCCGGTCGGGCGTCGGCATGACCGGGTTGGCAAGCAGCGCAACGGTTCTGGACCGCAGGGCGGCAACCTCGTCGCGCGTGACGTGCGCGCGCATTTCGTCGGCCAGGTCACCGCGGAGCGCGTCGCGCAGGGCGGCCACCCGGGCCAGCAGCTCGTCGTCGACGGGCTTGCCCGCCCAGCCCCACAGCACGGTGCGCAGCTTGTCCTCGGCGTGCAGGCTCACGCCGTGATCGACGCCGTACACCCGGCCGTCGACCCCGGCGAGGATGTGGCCACCCTTGCGGTCGGCGTTGTTGATCAGCACGTCGAACACCGCCATCCGGTGCAGCCGGGGGTCGTCGGCGTGCACCAGGGTGACCTCGTCACCGTGGTAGTCGTAGGCCTGCAGGATGGGCAGGTAACCGGGCGGGATGCGGCCCGCGGGCACCAGGTCGACCAGGTCCGGCCCCGGATCGGGTTCAGCAGTGGGCTCGTCCGAGAGATCGTCGTCGGGGTCTTCTTCGGCGGACGGCTCGTCGTCCCCGGACAGGACGTCGCCCGGTTGGTCGACCCAGCGCTGCACCATGCCCGGGCCGGCCGGCCCGTCGCGCACCACGGTGAGCGGCACGACGTCCCAGCCGAGCGCCGCGGACACCAGGTAGGCGCCGTACTCCCGGCCGGCCAGCGTGCCGTCGGGGAAGTCCCACAGCGGCGCCTCGCCGGCGACGGGCTTGTAGACGCAGTGGACGGAGGTCTGGTCGAGCACGGCCTCGCACAGGAACGTCGCGTTGCTGGCCGAGCGGATGCGGCCGAGCACCGTCAGCTCACCGCAGACCAGGACGTCGCGCGCGGCGGTCTCAGAGTTCGGGTTCATCGTCTCCCGCGCCGAGCGCACCGCGCCGGTAGCCGTTGGTCCGGACGCAGATGTGCCCGGCCGGGTCGAGGGGCTCGTCGCACAGCGGGCACGGCGGGCGGCCCGCCGAGATGACGCGGTTGGAACGGGCGGCGAACTGGCGCGCCGACTCGGGGCTGAGGAACACCCGGACCGCGTCGGGCCCGTCCTCGGCGTCGTCGAGCACCACAGACGCGTCGAACTCGGTCTCGGAGACGGCGAGCAGTTCGACCACCACCGTCTGCGCCTCGGAGTCCCAACCGAGCCCCATGGTGCCGACGCGGAACTCGGCGTCCACCGGCATCACCAGCGGGCTGAGGTCGTCGACGTCGTCGACCTCGGGCGGGATCGGCGTGCCGAAGCGGCGGTTGATCTCGAGCAGCAGCGCCGAGATGCGTTCGGCGAGCACGGCGACCTGCTGCTTCTCCAGCATCACCGACACCACCCGCTTGTCGTGGACCGCCTGCAGATAGAACGTCCGGTTCCCCGGTTGCCCGACGGTCCCGGCCACGAAGCGGTCGGGTGAGCGGAAGACGTGAATCGAGCGGGTCATGGCCTTTCCAAAATACCGGTAAGCGGCGGCGCTGCCGCAATTCGCACGGCCCGCGGTCGTCGGGTGATCAGTCGGTGCTGCCACCCACGACGGCATCCGTCGCCGCCACCTCGCCGTCGGCGGCGGGCGTGGGAGGGGGCGGGGTGAGCGCCGAGGTGAGTCCGGCGCCGGTGTGGTTGACGTGCAGGACGAACGGACGGACGGCGGTGTAGCGCACGACGCTCATCGAGGCCGGGTCGGCGGTGATGCGCTGGAAGCCGTCGAGATGCACCCCGAGCGCGTCGGCCAGCACGGCCTTGATGACGTCGCCGTGCGTGCACGCCACCCACAGCGCGTCGCCGCCGTGGCGTTCGGCCAGCAGCCGGTCGTGCTCGCGGACCGCACGCACCGCGCGGTGCTGCACGTCGGCGAGTCCTTCCCCTCCCGGGAAGACGGCGGCGCTGGGCTGCTGCTGGACCACGGCCCACAGCGGCTCCTTGACGAGATCGCCGATCTTGCGGCCGGTCCACTCGCCGTAGTCGACCTCGACCAGCCCGTCCTCGACGACCGGGT is from Mycolicibacterium grossiae and encodes:
- a CDS encoding DUF3090 domain-containing protein; amino-acid sequence: MTRSIHVFRSPDRFVAGTVGQPGNRTFYLQAVHDKRVVSVMLEKQQVAVLAERISALLLEINRRFGTPIPPEVDDVDDLSPLVMPVDAEFRVGTMGLGWDSEAQTVVVELLAVSETEFDASVVLDDAEDGPDAVRVFLSPESARQFAARSNRVISAGRPPCPLCDEPLDPAGHICVRTNGYRRGALGAGDDEPEL
- a CDS encoding histidine phosphatase family protein; protein product: MTVILLRHGRSTSNTAHTLAGRSEGVDLDEKGAEQARTVVERIGDLPVRAIVRSPLLRCARTVEPLAAALGLDPVVEDGLVEVDYGEWTGRKIGDLVKEPLWAVVQQQPSAAVFPGGEGLADVQHRAVRAVREHDRLLAERHGGDALWVACTHGDVIKAVLADALGVHLDGFQRITADPASMSVVRYTAVRPFVLHVNHTGAGLTSALTPPPPTPAADGEVAATDAVVGGSTD
- a CDS encoding SCO1664 family protein — translated: MNPNSETAARDVLVCGELTVLGRIRSASNATFLCEAVLDQTSVHCVYKPVAGEAPLWDFPDGTLAGREYGAYLVSAALGWDVVPLTVVRDGPAGPGMVQRWVDQPGDVLSGDDEPSAEEDPDDDLSDEPTAEPDPGPDLVDLVPAGRIPPGYLPILQAYDYHGDEVTLVHADDPRLHRMAVFDVLINNADRKGGHILAGVDGRVYGVDHGVSLHAEDKLRTVLWGWAGKPVDDELLARVAALRDALRGDLADEMRAHVTRDEVAALRSRTVALLANPVMPTPDRHRPIPWPAF